The Thermoclostridium stercorarium subsp. stercorarium DSM 8532 genome contains a region encoding:
- a CDS encoding single-stranded DNA-binding protein, with amino-acid sequence MPGNIMDNNSASLSGTIISKPEFSHEVYGEGFYTFTVEVPRLSNTYDYIPVMFSERLLPLEKFEVGKMVAVDGQFRSYNNYSGEGGRKLLLTVFARDIAVFEPGEDVKVTNSIYLNGFICKKPVYRTTPFGREIADILLAVNRAYNKSDYIPCIAWGRNARYASNFEIGDNIRIWGRIQSRNYQKKLPDGTVEERTAYEVSISKMEHLKENNNARKSNRES; translated from the coding sequence ATGCCCGGTAATATTATGGATAACAATAGTGCCAGTTTGTCCGGAACCATAATATCAAAGCCTGAATTCAGTCATGAAGTTTATGGTGAAGGGTTCTATACTTTCACAGTAGAAGTTCCCAGACTCAGCAATACATACGATTACATTCCTGTAATGTTTTCAGAACGTTTACTGCCTCTGGAAAAATTCGAGGTAGGGAAAATGGTTGCTGTGGACGGGCAATTCAGAAGTTATAACAACTACAGCGGAGAAGGAGGCCGTAAACTTCTGTTAACTGTCTTCGCCAGAGACATTGCAGTTTTTGAACCCGGTGAAGATGTCAAAGTAACGAACAGCATTTACTTAAATGGTTTTATCTGTAAAAAACCTGTCTACAGAACTACGCCTTTCGGACGTGAAATCGCTGATATTCTTCTGGCTGTGAACCGCGCATACAACAAGTCGGACTACATACCGTGTATTGCATGGGGTCGCAATGCCAGGTATGCGAGTAATTTTGAAATTGGTGACAATATCAGAATTTGGGGAAGGATTCAGAGTCGGAACTATCAGAAAAAATTGCCTGACGGTACTGTAGAAGAAAGGACAGCTTACGAAGTTTCCATATCGAAAATGGAACACCTTAAGGAAAACAACAATGCACGCAAGTCAAACAGGGAAAGCTAA